The following proteins are co-located in the Pseudomonas synxantha genome:
- a CDS encoding helix-turn-helix transcriptional regulator, whose protein sequence is MIHRREKTEHLKSNIKYLIKSRGETQLSLSNAAGLTRTTIYNILGGKVLNVQQSTIRKISDFFGVSYEEIETINFEAKEIIENNVSPLGNMNPAAVPVLKESLLMQDLGKRVGELATLYPLTYYFGTSCNLIGVRLEHAIPGINEVGDLLIVQKGSSSDDKEKLVYDRATKKLFITLEPCANSDRLCVIGDILEERFNDHI, encoded by the coding sequence TTGATACACAGACGGGAAAAAACCGAGCACTTGAAAAGCAACATCAAGTACTTGATCAAGAGCCGTGGCGAAACCCAGCTTTCGTTAAGCAATGCCGCCGGGCTGACCAGGACCACCATCTACAACATCCTGGGAGGCAAGGTCCTCAACGTACAGCAGTCGACCATTCGCAAGATCTCTGACTTCTTCGGCGTCTCGTATGAGGAAATCGAGACCATCAATTTTGAAGCCAAGGAAATCATCGAGAACAATGTCTCGCCGCTGGGCAATATGAACCCGGCAGCGGTGCCTGTGCTCAAGGAAAGCCTGCTCATGCAGGACCTGGGCAAGCGCGTGGGCGAATTGGCCACGCTTTACCCGCTGACCTACTACTTCGGCACGTCCTGCAACTTGATCGGCGTGCGCCTGGAACATGCGATTCCCGGCATCAATGAGGTGGGCGACTTGTTGATCGTACAGAAAGGTTCATCGAGCGACGATAAAGAGAAACTGGTATACGACCGCGCGACCAAAAAGCTGTTTATCACCCTGGAGCCCTGTGCCAATTCAGACCGTTTATGTGTCATCGGCGATATTCTTGAGGAACGCTTCAATGACCACATATGA
- a CDS encoding queuosine precursor transporter, with the protein MTTYEGAVENSRYKLLGFENDKRLAVIMVLATGKVIKIKLSEVLNSEIMDDFNRMEVKNVYKKFYAQGGTLTAYDINDRNENSWMIYIILNLLLFTFYIFTSIAATKPIYLESMGIIVTPGTFLYPLTFLIVDLLNENFGLRLARRAILFAFASNAMIIILLYGSTFLPGLPGWKLDGPYTDVILQVSSVLVASSVSFLVSENINSYLLCKIKELTNSKYLYLRIFLSTFFAVIIDSFLFCFIAFYGAMETRDILGMIYVQIAIKVGFAFFNILPAYGARSLFKRYLTSSTA; encoded by the coding sequence ATGACCACATATGAAGGGGCTGTTGAAAACAGCAGGTACAAATTGCTGGGCTTTGAAAATGACAAGCGCCTGGCGGTGATCATGGTGCTTGCCACGGGCAAAGTCATCAAGATCAAACTGAGTGAAGTGCTCAACAGCGAGATCATGGATGACTTCAATAGAATGGAAGTCAAGAACGTCTACAAGAAGTTCTATGCCCAGGGCGGCACACTCACCGCCTACGATATAAACGATCGCAATGAAAACTCGTGGATGATCTACATCATCCTGAACTTGCTGCTGTTCACGTTTTATATCTTCACCAGCATTGCCGCGACCAAGCCGATCTACCTGGAGTCCATGGGCATCATCGTAACGCCGGGCACGTTCCTGTACCCGCTGACCTTTCTGATCGTGGACCTGCTGAACGAGAATTTCGGCTTGCGCCTGGCGCGACGGGCCATTCTGTTTGCGTTTGCCAGCAACGCGATGATCATCATCCTGCTATATGGCTCGACCTTCCTGCCGGGGCTGCCGGGCTGGAAACTGGACGGGCCGTATACCGACGTGATCCTGCAAGTGTCGTCGGTGCTGGTGGCCTCTTCGGTGTCGTTCCTGGTGTCGGAGAATATAAACTCCTACCTGCTGTGCAAGATCAAGGAGCTGACCAACTCCAAATACCTGTACCTGCGGATTTTCCTCAGTACATTCTTTGCGGTCATTATCGACAGCTTCCTGTTTTGCTTCATTGCCTTCTACGGCGCCATGGAGACCCGCGACATCCTGGGCATGATCTATGTACAGATCGCGATCAAAGTCGGCTTTGCGTTCTTCAATATCCTGCCTGCGTATGGGGCGCGCTCGTTGTTCAAGCGCTACCTGACCAGCAGCACAGCATGA
- the queC gene encoding 7-cyano-7-deazaguanine synthase QueC produces the protein MSKKAVMVFSGGQDSTTCLIQALPLYDEVHCITFDYGQRHVAEIEVARKLAKQLGATVHKVMDVSLLNELAISSLTRDNIPVPTVNSSGESLPSTFVPGRNILFLTLASIYAYQVKAEAVITGVCETDFSGYPDCRDEFVKALNKALELGMEYNLRLDTPLMWLNKAETWALADYHDQLELVREQTLTCYNGIIGTGCGNCDACNLRARGLNEYLQNKADVMQSLKHKLQLV, from the coding sequence ATGAGTAAAAAAGCCGTTATGGTATTCAGCGGCGGGCAGGATTCGACGACCTGCCTGATCCAGGCACTGCCGCTGTATGACGAAGTGCACTGCATTACCTTTGATTATGGCCAGCGCCATGTGGCGGAAATCGAAGTGGCCCGCAAGCTTGCCAAGCAGCTGGGAGCCACGGTCCACAAAGTGATGGATGTGTCCTTGCTCAACGAGCTGGCCATCAGCAGCCTGACCCGTGACAACATTCCCGTGCCGACCGTGAACAGCTCGGGCGAAAGCCTGCCAAGCACTTTTGTGCCGGGTCGCAATATCCTGTTCCTGACCCTGGCGTCGATCTACGCCTACCAGGTGAAGGCCGAGGCCGTCATTACCGGCGTGTGCGAAACCGACTTCTCGGGCTACCCCGATTGCCGGGATGAGTTCGTCAAAGCGCTGAACAAGGCCCTTGAACTGGGCATGGAATACAACCTGCGCCTCGATACCCCGCTGATGTGGCTGAACAAGGCCGAGACCTGGGCGCTGGCCGATTACCACGACCAGCTGGAGCTGGTGCGCGAGCAGACGCTGACTTGCTACAACGGCATCATCGGCACAGGCTGCGGCAATTGCGATGCGTGCAACCTGCGTGCGCGGGGCTTGAATGAGTATCTGCAGAACAAGGCGGATGTCATGCAGAGCCTGAAGCACAAATTGCAACTGGTGTGA